One Phycisphaeraceae bacterium genomic window, CGCAATACGTCGGCAAACTGCCCTGCGATGTCGAAAAAGCAGGCATCGATCTGCTCAGCGCCAGCGCCCACAAAATGTACGGGCCAAAAGGTGTCGGCCTGCTTTACGTGCGCCGTCGCAAACCGCGCGTCCGGCTCACTCCGATCTTTGATGGCGGCGGACATGAGCGCGGCATGCGCAGCGGGACGCTCAACGTGCCAGGTATCGTTGGTATGGGGGCCGCTGCTGAAATCTGCATGAAGGAGATGGCTGACGAATCACAACGGCTGGCGGGTCTGCGTGACAAGCTCGAACAGGGCATCACCAGCCAGCTCGATCACGTTAATGTCAACGGCCACCCGGAGCGGCGTCTGCCGCATACGCTTAACATCAGCTTCGCCTATGTTGAGGGCGAGAGCCTGATGATGGCAATCAAGGAGATCGCTGTCAGCAGCGGCTCAGCATGCACCAGCGCAAGCTTGGAGCCGAGCTATGTGCTCAAGAGTCTGGGGATCGGCGACGACATGGCGCACAGCTCGCTGCGATTCGGCCTGGGACGCTTCACCACAGAGGATGAAATCGACTACACAATCGACGCAGTGGTCAAAGGTGTCAACAAACTTCGGGAAATGAGCCCGCTTTATGAGTTGGCGTTGGAAGGCATCGACCCGCACAGCGTCGAATGGGGTAAGCACTGAATGTATTCGCGGATCACGGAAGTCGAATCAGGGCACCAGTATTTTCTCCAGTCTGTCGCGCGGCCAGCCGGCCCCGCTTTGTGAAAGGATTGACACATGGCTTACAGCAACAAAGTCCTCGACCATTACGACAACCCGCGCAACGTGGGCAGCCTCGACAAAAAATCCCGTAACGTCGGGACAGGGATCGTCGGCGCCCCTGAATGCGGCGACGTCATGAAACTCCAGATCCAGGTGGATGACGCCACAGGCAAGATCGTGGATGCAAAATTCAAGACCTTCGGCTGCGGCAGCGCGATCGCTTCAAGCTCGCTGGCAACCGAATGGATGAAGGGGAAGACGCTCGAGGAGGCCTCGCAGATCAAGAACACCGACATCGTGCAGGAATTAAGCCTCCCGCCGGTGAAGATCCACTGTTCGGTGCTGGCAGAGGACGCGATCAAGAGTGCCATCGCGGACTACAAAAAAAAGCAGGAGGCTGCGGAAACGGCGGCGTCTGGAACAGGTAAGAGAACTGAACCGGCAACCGCGTGAGATTGCCGAGTTATTTCGAATAAATAGGCGAGGCTGGGGAACCCGCCTATAATGCATCAACCGGTGGACCCCCACCCACACACGGAGTGTATCGCATCATGGCCATCGAACTGTCGGAATCTGCGGCAAAGGAAATTCGCAACATCATCAAGGATCAGTCAGACAAGCAGGAGCTTGATGCTGCCAAGGTTCGTCTCCGCGTCGGTGTCAAAGGCGGCGGATGCTCAGGCTTCAGCTACGTCCTT contains:
- a CDS encoding IscS subfamily cysteine desulfurase; its protein translation is MKLPIYLDYNATTPVDPRVLEAMLPYFTVHFGNAASRNHQFGWTAEAAVDKAREQVAALIGASSKEIVWTSGSTESNNLAIKGVADMYKEKGKHIITAVHEHKAVLDPCKRLQKEGYDVTWLEPGRDGVIYAEQVAAHIRPDTILVSLMWANNEIGTINEIPEIGRICKEKDTLFHTDATQYVGKLPCDVEKAGIDLLSASAHKMYGPKGVGLLYVRRRKPRVRLTPIFDGGGHERGMRSGTLNVPGIVGMGAAAEICMKEMADESQRLAGLRDKLEQGITSQLDHVNVNGHPERRLPHTLNISFAYVEGESLMMAIKEIAVSSGSACTSASLEPSYVLKSLGIGDDMAHSSLRFGLGRFTTEDEIDYTIDAVVKGVNKLREMSPLYELALEGIDPHSVEWGKH
- the iscU gene encoding Fe-S cluster assembly scaffold IscU: MAYSNKVLDHYDNPRNVGSLDKKSRNVGTGIVGAPECGDVMKLQIQVDDATGKIVDAKFKTFGCGSAIASSSLATEWMKGKTLEEASQIKNTDIVQELSLPPVKIHCSVLAEDAIKSAIADYKKKQEAAETAASGTGKRTEPATA